The genomic region GCTGCTTCTGCCCGCCCGACAGCTTGACGCCGCGCTCGCCGATCATCGTGCCGTAGCCCTCGGGGAAGCTCATGATGAAGTCGTGGGCGTTGGCGTCGCGGGCGGCCTGGTGGATCTGCGCGTCGGTGGCGTCGTCCCTGCCGTAGGCCAGGTTGTCGCGCAGCGTGCCGGCGAACAGCACCGGCTCCTGCGCCACCATCGCGGTGGCCCGGCGCAGCTCGCCGAGCGCGAGCGCGCGCACGTCGACGCCCTCGAGCGTGACCCGGCCGGCGTCGACGTCGAAGAACCGCAGCAGCAGCTGCAGCACGGTGGTCTTGCCGGCGCCCGACGGGCCGACCAGGGCCACGACCTCGCCCGGGGCCACGGTCAGGTCGAAGCCGTGCAGCACCGGGTGGTCGGCCCGGGCCGGGTACGCGAAGTCGACCTGCTCGAACCGGATCGCGCCGTCGCCGGGCGGCAGCGGCACCGGCCGGTCGGGATCGCGGATCTCCGGCACGGTGTCGATGATCGCGTACAGGCGCTCGGTGGCGCCGGCGGCGCGCTGCAGCGCGCCCCACAGGCTGGCCAGCTCGGCCAGCGCCCCGGCGACGATGAACGTGTACAGGAAGAACGAGGTCAGCTCGCCGGGCGTGATCTCGCCGCGGATCATCGCGCGCCCGCCCAGCCACACCACCGCGGCGATCGCGACGTAGCCGGCGGTGGTGGCGGCCGAGAAGAACGACGCCCGCCACCGCACCAGCGACAGCGAGCGCTGGAACGCGTCCTCGACGCCGGCCCGGTAGCGGCCGGCCTCGTGGCGCTCGCGCACGAACGCCTGCACGGTCTGGATCGCGCCCAGCGCCTCCTGGACGTGGCCCGACACCGTGGCCAGCCCGTCCTGGACGCGCTTGCTCATGCGTCGGATCGCGCGGCCGAACACCATCGTGCCCAGCACGATCGGCGGGATCACCGCGAGCATCAGCAGCGTCAGCTTGACGTTGGTGACGAACAGGAGCGCGAGGCCGCCGATCAGCTGGACCACGTTGCGCAAGGTCAGCGACAGCTCGCTGCCGACGACGCCCTCGACCACGGTCACGTCCGAGGCCAGCCGGCCGACCAGCTCGCCGGTGCGGCGCTCGTGGAACCACGCCAGCGGCAGCCGCAGGATGCGCTCGAACACCAGCGCCCGCAGGTCGGCGACCACCCGCTCGCCGAGCCAGCTCATCGAGTAGTGGCGGATCCAGACCAGCACCGCGTGGACGACGAACACCGCGCACAGCACCAGCACGACCGAGTCGAGCTGCGCCGCCGACTGCTCGGACAGGCCGGCGTCGACGGCGTACTTGGCCGCGGCCGGGTAGACCAGCGACAGCCCCGACGCCAGCAAGAGCGTGATCAGCGCGACGATCAGGCGGCCGGTGTGCGGGCGCAGCAGCGTCGCGATGCGCCACAGGATCGCCAGGCGGTCGCGGGTCAGGGGCGGGCGCTCGTCGGGGCCGGGCGGCCCGCTGGGCTCGTCGTCGTCGTCGTCGCTCACGGCGCTACCCTAGCAGACCGGTCGGGGGCGTCCGTCGACGCCGCCCCGGTCGATCGGTCAGGTGGGCGCGCGCGACCAGCGCGCCAGTGGCGTCGGCCCGCGGCGGCGCCGCGCCGTCGGCGCCGGTGGTCACGCCGCCGGCGCCGCCGGCTCGGTGAAGAACCGCACGAGCTCGTCCTCCTGCGCGGCGGCGTCCTTGTGGCCCAGCTCGATCAGCTCGCTGGCCCAGTTGCCGTCGAACAGCAGGTACGACAGCAGGTCGTTCTCGCTGCCGCTCTCGCGATCGGCCAGGCGCTCGATCAGCCGGCGCGTGACCGGGCTCGACACCAGCAGCTTGCCGCTGTGCACGAACGTCGACGCCATCATGCCGATGTCGGTCGACGGGCGGATGTGCATGGCCTCGATCGACCGGAGCGGCGCGCCCCGCAGGCGGATCAGCTCGCGGTTCATCACCTCGACGAAGTCGGGCCCGAACGCCGCGGTGCCGGCGGCCAGGATCGCGTTGATCCGCTTCATCCGGTCGAGGTCGTACTCGGTGTGGTCGAGCATCAGCGCGTTGAGCGCCTTGCCGAGCAGGAACAGCGGCTGCGGGTAGCCGGCGGGCAGCGGGCCGGGCGCGGGCGCGGGCGCGGCCTCGATGTGCCGCAGCGACACCATCAACATCCGGTCGGCGCCCAGGCGGATCGCCGGCGACATCGGCGTGTTCTGGCGCAGGCCGCCGTCGGTGTAGAACGCGTCGCCGATCTTCACCGAGGGGAACAGCAGCGGGATCGCCGCCGACGCCAGCACGTGGCGCGGGCCGATGCGCGCGGCCTGGTGGCGGACGAACGGGTCCTTGCTCCAGCCGGTCGGCACCGGCCCCGCCGACGACACGAACACGACGGTGTGGCCGCTGCCGACGTGGGTCGCCGACACCGACATCGCGTGCAGGACACCCGAGCGCAGGTTGCGGTCGATGCCGGCCCACGGGATGTGCTTGACGACGAACCGCTCGAGCCCGCTGGTGTCGAGCAGCCCGCCGTAGCGGAAGCTGCCGGGCTTCGGCGGCGGGGGCTCGCGGCCGACCAGCTGCTTGGTCGCGCGCCACAGATCGCGCGCGCCCAGGCCGATCAGCTCCTCGATGCGCAGCGCGCGCCACGCGTCGATCAGCCGGCGGCACTGGCCGACCGGGTCGTCCATCGTCGAGGCCAGGAACGCGGCGTTGATCGCGCCGACGCTGGTGCCGGTGACGATGTCGATCGGGACGTGGCGGCCCAGGCGCTGGGCCAGGTCGGTGCGGAGGTACTGGACGATGCCGGCCTCGTAGGCGCCGCGCGAGCCGCCCCCGGACAGCACGATCCCGACCCGCGCGCGCGCGTGAGTGACCACGGTCGGATCGTCGCGCGGTCGGCCGGCCGTGTCCACGCGACCGAGGTGAAACCGCGCGGCCCCGGCGGTGTCGGTACCACCATGGCCCTGCGTGCGCTGGCGCTCCTGTCCCTGATCCTCGTCCCGACCGTCGCGCGCGCCGACCTCGCGGACGCGCGCGAGACCGCGTGCGCCGTCGACGTCCGGCTGGCAGGGCCGATCGCGACCGTCACCGAGACCCACGACCTGACCGGGGCCGAGGCGGCGCCGGCCGAGGCGGTCTACCGGTTCGAGCTGCCGACCGGCGCGGCGATCGTCGACGCCCGGGTCGCCGTCGGCGCCGGTCCGGGCGCGGGCGCCGTCGCGGTGTCGGCCGAGGCCCTCGCGACGGCCACCCCTGACGCCGAGCGGCTGGGGTTGGCGCCCGACCGCGGCCTGGTGCGCTGGCTGGCGTCGAGCGCCGAGGCGGACGTCTTCGAGGCCCGGGTGTTCCCGGTCACCGCCGCCGCGCGCGCTCGGCTGACGCTGACGTGGAGCGTGGCCGCCAGCTACCGCCACGGTCGGCTGCAGGTGATCGTGCCGGCCCGCGGCGACGATCCGGCCCTGGCGCGCTGCGCGGTCACCGTCCACGCCAAGGCCCAGGCCGGCGTGCGGCGGTTCGCGAGCGCCTTCGTCAACGGCGTCAAGGTGGCGCCGGCCGGGGGGCGGACCCAGGTCGCCAACGCGCGGGCGCTCGCGATCGAGGTCGAGCCCGAGTGGAGGAGCGCCGCGCCGGTGGTGGCGATGCGGTCCCAGCCGATCGGCGCGGCCCGGGCGCTGACCTCGGTCGCGGTCTACCTGCCGCCGCGGCGGGCGCTGGCGACGTTCGCGCCGCCGCGCTTGCTGCTGGTGATCGATACGACCCGGAGCATGGGCGCCGAGGGCCGGGCCGCGGCCAGCGCCCTGGCCGACGCGCTGATCGCCGCGGCGCCGGCGGCGACGCCGGTCGAGGCCATCGTGTTCGACCGCGCCAGCCGGCGCGCGCTGGGCGCGTGGATCCCCGCGCGCGACGCCCGGCGGCGCGTGCGCGAGGCGCTGGCCGCCACGGCCGTCGGCGGCGGCACCGACCTGGCCGACGCGCTCAACCTGGCGGCGGCGACCGTCGGCGACGAGCCGGCCCGGGTCGTGGTCATCACCGACGCGATCCTGTCGACGCGCGTGACCGCGGCCGATCTGCTCGGCGCCGCGACGATGCCCGCCCGCACCGCGACGCTGGACGTGCTGGTGCCGGTGGTGCCGGGCGCGCCGCTGCCCGATCGGGCGGTGCTGGCGCCGCTCGCGGCCGCGTTCCACGGCAAGGTCATCGCCCTGCGCACGACCGAGATCGCCGCGCGCGCGGCGGCGCTGCCGCGCCAGCTCGCCGACGATCTGCCGATCCGCGACCTCGCGGTGCTGGTCGACGACGCGCCGGTCACGGTCGCGCTGCCCGACGAGCTGGCGCCGGGCGACGGCGTCGTGGTCCACGTCAGCCACGCCGGCGCGCCGGCCCGGTCGGTGCGGCTGGTCGGGCAGCGCGGCCCGGCGACGATCACCGCGACCGCGACCGCGTTGCCGGCCACGCTCGACGCCCTGGCCGCGGCCGCCGCCGGGCGCGGCGCGGTCAGCCGCGACACCGCCGCGCTCGATCCGGCCGACCTGTTGACCTTGGCCCGGCGGACCCGGGCCGTGACGCCCGGCAGCGCGCTGGCGATGATCGACGTCGGCGCGCCCGGCGGCGGTGCACGGTTCGAGCTGGCCCGCACCACCGGCGCGTTCACGCGCACGCCGCCCCCGGGGGCCGCCGCACTCGACGCCGCGGAGCGCGAGCCCGCGGCGGCCGACGCCGCGACCGCGGCCGACGACAACCTGCCCGACACGACCTACAAGTACCTGATCAAGTACCAGCTCTGGCCGGCGGTGCGCGCGTGCTACGTCGACGCGCTGCGCGGCCACGCCCGGTTCGAGGGCACGCTCGAGGTCACGCTCGAGATCGCGCGCGGCGAGGTCCACGACGCGCGCTTCGGCGGCACGACCCTGCCGTCGACGTTCGTGGCCTGCGTCGCCGCGGCCAGCTACGCCATCGAGGTGCCGACCTACGGCCTGGCGGGCCTGGCCGAGAGCATCGCGATCGTCACGAAGCCGATCTACCTGCGGGCGCCCGAGGACGAGCCCGAGCCGCAGCTCGACGAGCACCTGGGGTTCTCGGCCGACGAGCCCGCGGCGCCGCCGCTCGAGTGAGCCCGCGTTGGTGATCCGCGGCCGGGCCGAGTGCGATATCCTCCCCGGTCATGATCGATCGACGCTGGTCCAGGGCGATCGCCTTGTCCGCCGTGCTCCTCGCCGCGTGCGGCGGCCGCAACAGCCCCGGGGGCGGCGATCCCGACGCGGGCCCCGGCCTCGACGCGGTCGCCGGCGACGGCGGGGTCGACGCCGATCTGTGCACCGGCGGCACGCTGTGCGGCTCGCCCGCGACCTGCTGCGGCGCCGGCAACGAGTGCGTCGACGACCGCTGCCTGACCGCGTGCACCAGCGGCGTCCACTGCGGCGCCGACCTGACCACGTGCTGTGCCGCGGGCGAGGTCTGCCTCGCGGCCGCGTGCGTGGCGCCCGGCGCCGCCTGCGGCGACTCGTACGACTGCGGGCCCGGCCAGTTCTGCGAGCCGACCCTGGGCCAGTGCCTGCCGCAGCCCGACCCGCTGACCTGCGAGCTGGTGCCGCAGTTCGCCGACCTGATGGTCACGCAGGAGTGGGCGTTCACGACCGACCAGATCATCTCGATCCCGGTGGTCGCCAACCTCGACGGCGTCGGCGCGCCCGAGGTGGTCGTCAACCTGACCCAGCAGGACGGCGCCGGGTTCCCGGGCGGGCGCATCGCCATCCTCGACGGGCGCACCGGCGCGGTCCTGGTGCCCGGCATCCCGCACAACCCGCCGGTGAGCTACGGCGCCCACGGCCGCTCGACGATCGCGGTCGGCGACGTGTCCGGCGACGCGCTGCCCGACGTGATCTACGCGTCGCGGGTCGACGCGACGTTCAAGAGCCTGATCGTCGCGATCGATCGCACCGGCGCCGTCCTGTGGACCTCGCACGATCCCGGCGGCGCGCCCCACCGCTTCACGATCGAGAACGCCGCGGTCACGCTGGCCAACTTCGACGGCGACGCGATGGCCGAGATCGTGATCGGCGGCGCGCTGCTCGATCACGACGGCACGGTCCTGTGGGACCAGGGCGGCAACGGCGCCGGGCCCACGCTCGGCACCAACAACACGTACACCGGCGGCATCGCCGCGGTCGCCGATCTCGACGGCGACGGCCGCCCCGAGATCATCACCGGCAAGCAGGCGTGGAAGGTCCAGTGGAACGCCGGCCCGCCGGCCACCGCCACCGTGACCCCGTACTGGACGTACAGCGGCCCCGACGGCTACCCGGCGGTGGCCGACCTCGACGGCGACGGCCACCCCGAGGTCGTGCTCGCCGCCTCCGCCCAGGTCCACGTCCTCGACGGACGGACCGGCGTGCTGTGGTGCGGGCGCGATCCGTCGGGCGTCGCGTGCCTGATCCCGGCCCTGCGCACCCAGCCGTTCGACATCCCCGGGGGCGCCACCCAGAACCGCGGCGGCCCGCCGACGATCGCTGACTTCGACGGTGACGGCCGCCCCGAGCTCGGCGTGGCCGGCGGGTACAGCTACTCGCTCTACGATCTGGCGCGCCCGGGCGAGGATCTGACCGGCGTCACCCCGACGCCCGCCGCCGGCGCGATCTTCACGCGCTGGTCGCAGGCGACCCACGATCTGTCGTCGAACGCCAGCGGCTCGTCGGTGTTCGACTTCCAGGGCGACGGCTCGGCCGAGGTCGTCTACAACGACGAGTGCTACATGCGCGTGTACTCGGGCACCGACGGCCGGGTCCAGCTCACGATCCCCAACACCACCGGCACGATCCACGAGTACCCGCTGGTGGTCGACGTCGACGGCGACGGCAACTCCGAGATCATGGTCGTCGCCAACGACGCCAACGCCGCCACCGACTGCCCCGGGGTCACCCCGCGCCGCGGCCTGTACGTCTACGGCGACGCCCGCGATCAGTGGGTGCCGACCCGGCGGGTCTGGACCCAGCACGCCTACCACGTCACCAACGCCACCTCGGTCGGCAACGTGCCGCTGGTCGAGGACCCCAACTGGGCGACGCCCGGGCTCAACAACTACCGCCAGAACGTCCAGGGCGACGGCGTGTTCAACGCGCCCGACCTCGCGGTCGACCTGTCGATCGGGCTCGATCAGTGCGAGGGCGGCTCGATCGTGCTGCGCGCGCGCGTCACCAACCTCGGCGCGCTGGGCGTGCGCCCGGGCGTCGACGTGACCTTCTACCGCGGCACCTCGGCCGCCGGCACCGTGGTCGGCGCCGCCACCACGACCGTGCCGCTCTTGCCGGGCCAGTCCACGATCCTGACGGTCACCGTCGCCGACCCGGCGACGCCGACCGCGTACTTCGTCAGCGTCGACACGCCGCCGGGCACGGTCGCCGAGTGCGACGAGACCAACAACGACGACGGCGCCACCGACGTGCAGTGCCCGCGGGTCGACTGACGCCTGACGGCGGTCACGCCAGCGCGTCGAGATCGTCGGTGACGCGGAGCGGGCGCGCGGCCGTGCCGGTGAAGCGCAGGCGGGTCGGCGGCCCCTCGCGGTAGCCGGTGACGCGGTGGTGGCCGTCGGGATCGGGCTCGCGCACGGCCCGGCCGATGACGGCGACCTCGGCGCCCACCTCGAGCGCGCGCTCCTGGTACCGCAGGCGGCCCCGCCCTGGTGGCGGTGCGTCGACCCGCGCGCACAGCGCGAGCATGTCCGGCGTCGCCGCGCCGGCGTGGCCGATCCGGAGGCTGACCTCGTCGTCGATCACCGCGCCGGCCAGCTCGACGATCGCGACGCCGGTCGCGTCGGCGATGACGAGGTCGCTCGACCGGCGCTCGAGGGCGACGAGCGACCACGGCGCGCGACCACCGACGTAGAGCGCGATCTCGACCTCGTACCCCGCGCACCGGCGCCCGGTCATCGGCGCGGTCAGGGTGGCGTGGGTCGCGACGACGGCGCCGACCACCCGCACCGATCCGCCCTCGGCGGCCGTCGCGATCGTCGCGCGCGTGACCGTCCGCGCCAGCCGGCGGGCCCGGCGCACGCGGACGCTGGCGGCGGCGCTGCCGAGCGCGAGCATCGCGACGACCAGGAACAGGCCTATCGACACCGCGCCAGCGTAGCGCACCGCGAGTTGCGGTCGGTGGCGGTCGGCGTAGCATCGGGCCGTGCAGCTCGACCTCGATCGCGACCTCGATGACGCGCAGGCGCGCGCGCGCCTGACCGAGCAGGGGTTCGCGACCCTGACGGCGCCGGCGCTGGCGGCGCTGGCCGACACGACCGCGCTGCCCGACCTCGCCCGCTACTGGGACGATCTGCCGCCGGACCCGCACCTGCGCGACGGCGGCCACTACCGCGCGCGCCGCCACGGCTGCGCGATCGTCCACCTCGCCGGCGGCGTCACCCGGATCGAGCCGGTGCTGCACCGCGCGCACTGGCAGTCGACCACGTACAACGCGCTCCACGGCGGCCTCGAGCGATGGTTCGAGCCGCTGGCGCCGGCGCTGGTCCACGAGGTCGCCTGGCGCGAGCTGATCGGGCACCTCGCGCACACGTTCGCGGCGGTCCGGCGACCGGTCGGCGATCGGTTCTTCCTCGAGGCGCACCCGTTCCGGATCGACACCGACGGCGGCGTCGGCCGGCCCACGCCCGAGGGCGCGCACCGCGACGGCGTCGACTTCGTCGCGGTGATCCTGGTCGCGCGCCACGCGATCCGCGGCGGCGAGACCCGGGTGTTCGAGGCCGCCGGCCCGGTCGGGCTGCGCTTCACGCTGCTCCAGCCGTGGAGCGCGGTGCTCCTCGACGACACCCGCGTCATCCACGAGTCCACGCCGATCGTGCCGATCGGCCCGGCGCGCGGTCATCGCGACACGCTCGTGCTGACCTACCGCAGCGGCGGCTTCCAGGCGCCGTGAGCCGCGCGGGGCCGGCGGGCGCGGCGCAGCCGGTGACGGTCCGGCGGGCGCGGCGCAGCCGGTGCCGGTCCGCGGCCGCGCGCTCAGCCGGTGACGGTGCGGCGGGCGTTGCCGAGCCGCGGCGCCGCGGCCTGGGTCCGCACCAGCGCCGCGACCGCGCGACCCAGGCGCGGGCCGGCGGCGATCACGTTGACGCCGAACTGCGCGACGATCGGCTGATCACGCTCGTTGATCGCGCCGTACAAGATCAGCTGGGTCGCGGCGGCCTCCTCGAGGCCACGCGTGAACATCACCAGCTCGAGCGCGTTCATCCCCGCGGCGCGGACGCCGAGCGCGGCGTCGATCAGCACCAGGTCGGGGCGGTCGCGGGTGAGCTTGCCGGCGGCCTCGCGGCCGTCGCGCGCGGCGTCGACCTGGGCCCGCGGGTGCGCGCGGCGGACCGCGCTCCAGATCGCGCGCACGCGGTCGGCGTCGTCGTCGACGACCAGGATCCGCATCCCGCGGCGTCCCGCGGCCAGGCGCTCGGCGATGATCTCGAGCTGCTCGACCACCGCGACGGCGGTCGGCGGCCGCGCCTCGGGATCCTTGGCGACCAGCTCGCCAAGCAGATCGCTGAGCTCGGCCGGGAGATCGGCGCGGGCCTCGGTCGCCGTCGGCGCCGGCGTCCGCGCGTGGGCGGTGAGCAGCGCCTGGGTCGACTCGTCCGCGAACGGCGCGCGCCCGAGCGCCAGCTCGAGGCCGAGGCAGCCGAGGCCGTAGAGATCGATCGCGATCGCCGCGGTGGGATCGGTCGGCGTGACCCGCCCGAGCACGACCTCGGGCGCCAGGCACAGCCCGGTGGGTCCGACCGCAGGCACCTGGCCGAGCGAGAACCGGCCGAACACCAGGCGGCGCAGCCCGACCATCGCGATGGTCTCGGCGTCGAGATCGCCGATCGTGAACCCGGCCGCGTGGATCGCCGCCACCGCGCGCGCCACCCGGGTGAACAGCGCGATCAGCTCGTCGACGCTCATCCGCGCGCCGGCGGTGGCGTAGCCGCGCAGGTGCTCGCGCAGCGACGTCGTCAGCAGGCGCTCGCCGGCGACGAACTCGACGCCGCGGTGGTTGCCGACCGAGTAGATCGCCGCGGCCGCGTCGCTGGCCACGCCCGAGCAGCGCCGCGCCTCGAGCAGGAGCGACGCCGCGCCGGGATCGCGCCAGGCCACCTTGAGCAGGACCGTGCGCTCGAGCAGCATGTCCCAGGCCTCGACCAGCGCGCCGGTGTCGGTGCGCGCGACCTCACGCCGGGCGCTGTACTGCGAGGCGAGCACCTCGGCGGGCGCGAGCACGGGATCGGGGCTGTCGCGGAAGCCGGCCGGCGTCTGGAAGGTCCGCGATGGACCCCGTCCGCCACCCGTCGGCGTGTTGCCGCTCGCGCTCATCGCGAGGGCGTGAGTATCACGAGCCCGGCGCCGCGGGTCGGTCACCGCGCCGACGCGCGCGCGTCCTCGACCGCGCGCCACATGTACCAGGCGGCCAGCGAGCGGAACGGCCGCCACGGGCCCGCCAGCTTGACGAGCCGCGGTCCCGCCGGCGTCGTCCGCAGCCGCAGGAACTGGCGTAGACCGAGGCGCACGCCCAGGTCGCCGACCGGCCACACGTCGGGGCGGCACAGCCCGAACATCAGGAACATGTCGACCGACCACGGGCCGATGCCGCGGACCGGCAGGAGGCGCCGCGCGACCTCGTCGTCGTCGCTGGCCATGAGCGTCGGCGCGGTGATCCGGCGGTCGGCGAAGTGCGCGGCCAGGTCGAGCAGCGCGCGGGCCTTGGCCTGCGACAGCCCGACGGCGCGCAGGCGCTCGAGCGGCGTGGCCAGCAGCGCCGCCGGCCGCGGGAACGCCGTGCGCGGGTACAGCCCCAGGAAGCGGCCCTGGATCGTCTTGGCCGCGGCGCCGGCGAGCTGCTGGTGGATGATCGCGCTGCCCAGGGTCGCGAACGGATCGCGGGTCGGCGACAAGGTCGGCGCGCCGTGGCGCTCGATCAGCGGCGCGAACCGAGGTTCGGCGGAGCGCAGGTGGGCGGTGGCGACGGCGAGGTCGTACGTCACCGGGCGATTGTGCCACGGTCGCGGAGCCGGCCCGCGCGCGGGCCCGCGATCAGGGCGGGCCGGTGATCGCCGGCCCGGGGGAAAGGGGGGGGGGGGAGGGGCCCCCCCCGGCGGGGGGGCCCCGGGGGGAGGCGCCGGGGGGGGGGGGGGGGGGGGGGAGCCCGGGGGGGGGGGGGGGGGGGGGGGGGGGGGAGAGAGGGCGGGGGGGCCCGGGGGGGGCGGGCCCGGGAGGAACCCCCCGGGGGGGGGGGGGGGGCAGGGGAGGCGCCCGG from Myxococcales bacterium harbors:
- a CDS encoding ATP-binding cassette domain-containing protein; translated protein: MTRDRLAILWRIATLLRPHTGRLIVALITLLLASGLSLVYPAAAKYAVDAGLSEQSAAQLDSVVLVLCAVFVVHAVLVWIRHYSMSWLGERVVADLRALVFERILRLPLAWFHERRTGELVGRLASDVTVVEGVVGSELSLTLRNVVQLIGGLALLFVTNVKLTLLMLAVIPPIVLGTMVFGRAIRRMSKRVQDGLATVSGHVQEALGAIQTVQAFVRERHEAGRYRAGVEDAFQRSLSLVRWRASFFSAATTAGYVAIAAVVWLGGRAMIRGEITPGELTSFFLYTFIVAGALAELASLWGALQRAAGATERLYAIIDTVPEIRDPDRPVPLPPGDGAIRFEQVDFAYPARADHPVLHGFDLTVAPGEVVALVGPSGAGKTTVLQLLLRFFDVDAGRVTLEGVDVRALALGELRRATAMVAQEPVLFAGTLRDNLAYGRDDATDAQIHQAARDANAHDFIMSFPEGYGTMIGERGVKLSGGQKQRIAIARALLVDPRVLILDEATSNLDSESEAQVQEALARLMRDRTTLVVAHRLSTVRDADRIVVVHGGKVAESGRHAELMAAGGLYKRLVEHQVFVEDPAA
- a CDS encoding patatin-like phospholipase family protein: MVTHARARVGIVLSGGGSRGAYEAGIVQYLRTDLAQRLGRHVPIDIVTGTSVGAINAAFLASTMDDPVGQCRRLIDAWRALRIEELIGLGARDLWRATKQLVGREPPPPKPGSFRYGGLLDTSGLERFVVKHIPWAGIDRNLRSGVLHAMSVSATHVGSGHTVVFVSSAGPVPTGWSKDPFVRHQAARIGPRHVLASAAIPLLFPSVKIGDAFYTDGGLRQNTPMSPAIRLGADRMLMVSLRHIEAAPAPAPGPLPAGYPQPLFLLGKALNALMLDHTEYDLDRMKRINAILAAGTAAFGPDFVEVMNRELIRLRGAPLRSIEAMHIRPSTDIGMMASTFVHSGKLLVSSPVTRRLIERLADRESGSENDLLSYLLFDGNWASELIELGHKDAAAQEDELVRFFTEPAAPAA
- a CDS encoding VWA domain-containing protein; translation: MALRALALLSLILVPTVARADLADARETACAVDVRLAGPIATVTETHDLTGAEAAPAEAVYRFELPTGAAIVDARVAVGAGPGAGAVAVSAEALATATPDAERLGLAPDRGLVRWLASSAEADVFEARVFPVTAAARARLTLTWSVAASYRHGRLQVIVPARGDDPALARCAVTVHAKAQAGVRRFASAFVNGVKVAPAGGRTQVANARALAIEVEPEWRSAAPVVAMRSQPIGAARALTSVAVYLPPRRALATFAPPRLLLVIDTTRSMGAEGRAAASALADALIAAAPAATPVEAIVFDRASRRALGAWIPARDARRRVREALAATAVGGGTDLADALNLAAATVGDEPARVVVITDAILSTRVTAADLLGAATMPARTATLDVLVPVVPGAPLPDRAVLAPLAAAFHGKVIALRTTEIAARAAALPRQLADDLPIRDLAVLVDDAPVTVALPDELAPGDGVVVHVSHAGAPARSVRLVGQRGPATITATATALPATLDALAAAAAGRGAVSRDTAALDPADLLTLARRTRAVTPGSALAMIDVGAPGGGARFELARTTGAFTRTPPPGAAALDAAEREPAAADAATAADDNLPDTTYKYLIKYQLWPAVRACYVDALRGHARFEGTLEVTLEIARGEVHDARFGGTTLPSTFVACVAAASYAIEVPTYGLAGLAESIAIVTKPIYLRAPEDEPEPQLDEHLGFSADEPAAPPLE
- a CDS encoding VCBS repeat-containing protein, translating into MIDRRWSRAIALSAVLLAACGGRNSPGGGDPDAGPGLDAVAGDGGVDADLCTGGTLCGSPATCCGAGNECVDDRCLTACTSGVHCGADLTTCCAAGEVCLAAACVAPGAACGDSYDCGPGQFCEPTLGQCLPQPDPLTCELVPQFADLMVTQEWAFTTDQIISIPVVANLDGVGAPEVVVNLTQQDGAGFPGGRIAILDGRTGAVLVPGIPHNPPVSYGAHGRSTIAVGDVSGDALPDVIYASRVDATFKSLIVAIDRTGAVLWTSHDPGGAPHRFTIENAAVTLANFDGDAMAEIVIGGALLDHDGTVLWDQGGNGAGPTLGTNNTYTGGIAAVADLDGDGRPEIITGKQAWKVQWNAGPPATATVTPYWTYSGPDGYPAVADLDGDGHPEVVLAASAQVHVLDGRTGVLWCGRDPSGVACLIPALRTQPFDIPGGATQNRGGPPTIADFDGDGRPELGVAGGYSYSLYDLARPGEDLTGVTPTPAAGAIFTRWSQATHDLSSNASGSSVFDFQGDGSAEVVYNDECYMRVYSGTDGRVQLTIPNTTGTIHEYPLVVDVDGDGNSEIMVVANDANAATDCPGVTPRRGLYVYGDARDQWVPTRRVWTQHAYHVTNATSVGNVPLVEDPNWATPGLNNYRQNVQGDGVFNAPDLAVDLSIGLDQCEGGSIVLRARVTNLGALGVRPGVDVTFYRGTSAAGTVVGAATTTVPLLPGQSTILTVTVADPATPTAYFVSVDTPPGTVAECDETNNDDGATDVQCPRVD
- a CDS encoding 2OG-Fe dioxygenase family protein: MQLDLDRDLDDAQARARLTEQGFATLTAPALAALADTTALPDLARYWDDLPPDPHLRDGGHYRARRHGCAIVHLAGGVTRIEPVLHRAHWQSTTYNALHGGLERWFEPLAPALVHEVAWRELIGHLAHTFAAVRRPVGDRFFLEAHPFRIDTDGGVGRPTPEGAHRDGVDFVAVILVARHAIRGGETRVFEAAGPVGLRFTLLQPWSAVLLDDTRVIHESTPIVPIGPARGHRDTLVLTYRSGGFQAP
- a CDS encoding DNA-3-methyladenine glycosylase 2 family protein, whose amino-acid sequence is MRSAEPRFAPLIERHGAPTLSPTRDPFATLGSAIIHQQLAGAAAKTIQGRFLGLYPRTAFPRPAALLATPLERLRAVGLSQAKARALLDLAAHFADRRITAPTLMASDDDEVARRLLPVRGIGPWSVDMFLMFGLCRPDVWPVGDLGVRLGLRQFLRLRTTPAGPRLVKLAGPWRPFRSLAAWYMWRAVEDARASAR